In Clostridium omnivorum, the DNA window AAGTGGAGAGAGTATTATTGATGGAAAGTATGTAAATATTCCTATGTATATGGTTAGAGAGTTTTTTAGAGTTATAAGAAAGCATAGAGTATATTTAAATGAGGGATTCTTTTTTAGACCTGTAGAAACAGAAATTTTGCTGGAGGCACCTTCTTTAGACTTTGACTTGAAGCTTATAAAAGAGGATTATGTACTTAAATCACCAGGGGGAATGCCTGAGGCTTTAGGTTCTAAAAATGATGTTTTTTTATATGGCACCAGCATATATCTCCCGGACTATGAATTTTGCTACAAGATAAGACCGTATCTGCAGGTCTTTAATGAGGCAAAGGTTATAACTATGCCAGCAGAGAAAGAGGAATCCATACTGAGAAATTTGATACCGGACCTAAATCTGTTATCACAAGAGGTCACATTGTCTAAGAATATAAAAGAGAAAATTGTTATGTCTCAGTGCAAATTTAATTTTTACCTTAATAAAGAGGGAAAAGACATAACTCTAGCAACAAAGGTGATGTATGGGGCTTATGAATTTAATATTTTTGAAGATTTTAAAGATAAGATAATATATAGAGATTCCAAAAAAGAAGCATTAGTAATTTCTAAACTGAGAGCTTTAGGATTTTCTGAATCTAAGGGAAAGTTCTATTTATTAATGGATGATGATTATATATTTAGATTCTTAAAATATGAAATTTCAAAGCTTCAGGAATTAGGAGAAGTGTTTTATTCAGAGAACTTTAAAGGGTTAAAAGCTATAGGCTCTAAAGGAATTGTAGGAGATATAAAGGCTGGCAAATATAATTATTTTGAAATGGACTTTAAGATAGGCGACATTCCTCCAAAAGAAACAGCTGAAATATTAAGGGCATTTAGGGATAATTTAAAATACTATAAGCTTAAGGGTGGAGAGTATTTGGATCTAGAAGAATTAGAACTTAATAAACTTTTAAAGCTCTTGGATGCAGTGAGTAATAAGAACATAAATGAAAATCGTATAGAAATACCTAAAAATAAAGCTGCATTTATCAATGACTTTATTCAGGATGAAGGTATTAGGTACATAAATGGAACTGAAGAACTTAAAGAAGTGAGTGATAAATTTAAAAACATTGAAAAGGTTAAATTCAAAGTGCCAGAGGAACTTAAGGGGACTTTAAGAGAATATCAAAAGGTTGGTTACAATTGGCTTAAAACTTTAGACTATATGGGCTTTGGAGGAATTTTAGGCGATGAAATGGGACTTGGCAAAACACTCCAAACAATTGCCTTTATTCTATCTAATAAGAGCAGCAAGACTCTGATTGTAGCACCAACCTCCTTGATATATAACTGGACCTCTGAGTTTGAAAAGTTTGCACCTTCTGTTAGAGTAGCAGCTGTTAATGGACCTAAGGAAGAAAGAGAAGAGATTATAAAGGAATTGCAAAACTATGATGTATTTATTACTACCTATAATTTATTGAAAAGGGATATGGAAAGCTATAATTCAGTAGAATTTGATTATTGCATATTAGATGAGGCTCAATATATTAAAAATTCAAATTCACAAAATGCTGCAGCTGTAAAAGAAATAAAAGCTATAAATAGATTTGCTCTTTCTGGCACACCTATAGAAAATTCACTTATGGAATTATGGTCAATATTTGACTTTATTATGCCGGGCTATCTATATGACGAGAAGAGATTTAGTGTAAGGTATTATAAGAGACTGAGAGAAAGTCCTGAAATAATAAATGAACTAAACAAACTAATAAAGCCATTCATACTTAGAAGAAAAAAGAAGGATGTTATAAAGGAACTGCCGGATAAAATTGAAAAGAACTTAATGGTAACAATGGAAGAGGAACAAAAAAAGATTTACAAAGCTTATGCAAATTATGCTGTTGAGTTAATTGAAAAGAGAGTAAAGGATTATGAATTTAGAAATAGCAAAATTGAAATCCTTGCTTATATAACAAAGCTGAGACAGCTGTGTTTAGATCCATCAGTGATAATGGATAATTATACTGGAGTAAGTGCTAAAATTGAAGCTCTAGTAGAACTGCTTCAGCAGAGTATAGAAGAGGGACATAGAATACTTATATTTTCACAATTTACCTCAGTTTTAAAAAATATAGGGAAGAGAATTTCAGCAGAGGGAATAAGTTATAGTTATTTGGATGGTTCAATTTCATCGGAAAAGAGAATGGACATGGTTACCAGTTTTAATGGTGGAGAGAACTCGGTATTCTTAATTAGCTTAAAGGCTGGGGGAACGGGACTTAACCTAACTTCTGCAGATGTAGTAATTCACTTTGACCCTTGGTGGAATCCAGCAGTAGAGGAACAGGCTACTGACAGGGCACATAGAATAGGACAAAAGAATGTTGTGGAGGTTATAAAGCTTATAGCCAAAGGAACCATTGAGGAAAAGATTGTA includes these proteins:
- a CDS encoding DEAD/DEAH box helicase, with amino-acid sequence MVREDMLLQIFNEETSGKNHISGQRVLNNDLVSSIDISGEEELVCINGNVISEGLFNEYKTKIEMDIKKKSIFSTFCSCEDYEKNEFKKRNYCCKHLVATYYKALEDLAKHPLLYEDEAKDRLASNNSSILSILLGDEKDKDEIKIEVFVNKNQWSYNLNAEFKIGLNSMSSNNLYVLKDINQFLFSIYNNTPIVFSKNFTFDMKIQRFSTRDKRLIEFIEMLMDMDRDHRYSKSGESIIDGKYVNIPMYMVREFFRVIRKHRVYLNEGFFFRPVETEILLEAPSLDFDLKLIKEDYVLKSPGGMPEALGSKNDVFLYGTSIYLPDYEFCYKIRPYLQVFNEAKVITMPAEKEESILRNLIPDLNLLSQEVTLSKNIKEKIVMSQCKFNFYLNKEGKDITLATKVMYGAYEFNIFEDFKDKIIYRDSKKEALVISKLRALGFSESKGKFYLLMDDDYIFRFLKYEISKLQELGEVFYSENFKGLKAIGSKGIVGDIKAGKYNYFEMDFKIGDIPPKETAEILRAFRDNLKYYKLKGGEYLDLEELELNKLLKLLDAVSNKNINENRIEIPKNKAAFINDFIQDEGIRYINGTEELKEVSDKFKNIEKVKFKVPEELKGTLREYQKVGYNWLKTLDYMGFGGILGDEMGLGKTLQTIAFILSNKSSKTLIVAPTSLIYNWTSEFEKFAPSVRVAAVNGPKEEREEIIKELQNYDVFITTYNLLKRDMESYNSVEFDYCILDEAQYIKNSNSQNAAAVKEIKAINRFALSGTPIENSLMELWSIFDFIMPGYLYDEKRFSVRYYKRLRESPEIINELNKLIKPFILRRKKKDVIKELPDKIEKNLMVTMEEEQKKIYKAYANYAVELIEKRVKDYEFRNSKIEILAYITKLRQLCLDPSVIMDNYTGVSAKIEALVELLQQSIEEGHRILIFSQFTSVLKNIGKRISAEGISYSYLDGSISSEKRMDMVTSFNGGENSVFLISLKAGGTGLNLTSADVVIHFDPWWNPAVEEQATDRAHRIGQKNVVEVIKLIAKGTIEEKIVSLQEEKKKLISQLMGEELSKADGFADLTEEEILGLFQA